A window of Firmicutes bacterium HGW-Firmicutes-1 contains these coding sequences:
- a CDS encoding RNA polymerase sigma factor RpoD: MTTEENIDKISQEDEETAKFDKKLDELLILAKEKKNVIDYSEIESHFKEVVLEPESIDNIYEFLEKRGVDVIGKLLETPDEDFEADEEVEIELDLTLPEGVNIDDPVRMYLKEIGKVPLLNADEEIELAVRMENGDQEAKKRLAEANLRLVVSIAKRYVGRGMLFLDLIQEGNLGLIKAVEKFDYRKGYKFSTYATWWIRQAITRAIADQARTIRIPVHMVETINKLIRVSRQLLQELGRDPSPEEIAEELEMSVDKVREILKISQEPVSLETPIGEEEDSHLGDFIQDENVPVPAEAAAFTLLKEQLVDVLDTLTDREQKVLRLRFGLDDGRARTLEEVGREFNVTRERIRQIEAKALRKLRHPSRSRKLKDYLE; this comes from the coding sequence ATGACAACGGAAGAAAATATCGACAAAATTTCCCAGGAAGATGAAGAAACCGCTAAATTTGATAAGAAATTAGATGAACTCTTAATATTGGCAAAGGAAAAAAAGAATGTTATTGATTACTCGGAGATTGAATCACATTTTAAGGAAGTGGTTCTTGAACCAGAAAGTATTGATAACATCTATGAGTTTTTAGAAAAAAGAGGTGTTGATGTCATCGGAAAGCTTTTAGAGACACCTGATGAAGACTTTGAAGCCGATGAAGAAGTAGAGATTGAATTGGACTTAACCCTACCAGAGGGTGTCAATATTGACGATCCAGTTAGAATGTACCTAAAGGAAATTGGTAAGGTTCCACTTCTGAATGCTGATGAAGAAATTGAACTAGCTGTAAGAATGGAAAATGGCGATCAAGAAGCTAAGAAGCGTTTGGCAGAAGCTAATTTACGTCTCGTTGTAAGTATTGCTAAAAGATATGTAGGCAGAGGAATGCTGTTTTTAGATTTAATTCAAGAAGGAAACTTAGGACTTATAAAGGCAGTAGAAAAGTTTGATTACAGAAAAGGGTATAAATTTAGTACCTATGCTACTTGGTGGATTAGACAAGCCATTACAAGAGCAATTGCAGATCAAGCAAGAACCATCAGAATCCCAGTTCATATGGTGGAGACTATAAACAAACTTATTCGAGTATCAAGACAACTTCTACAAGAACTTGGTAGAGATCCATCTCCAGAAGAAATCGCAGAAGAGCTTGAAATGTCTGTTGATAAAGTAAGAGAAATTTTGAAAATCTCTCAAGAGCCTGTTTCTTTAGAAACACCTATTGGAGAGGAAGAGGACAGTCATTTAGGTGACTTTATCCAAGATGAAAATGTACCTGTTCCTGCAGAAGCAGCAGCATTTACGTTGCTTAAGGAACAATTAGTGGATGTTTTGGATACATTAACAGATAGAGAGCAAAAGGTTTTAAGGCTCCGATTTGGACTAGATGATGGAAGAGCAAGAACTCTTGAAGAAGTTGGTAGAGAGTTTAATGTAACACGTGAACGTATTAGACAAATAGAGGCGAAAGCGCTTAGAAAGTTGAGACACCCAAGTCGTAGTAGAAAATTAAAAGATTATTTAGAATAA